A region of Diospyros lotus cultivar Yz01 chromosome 3, ASM1463336v1, whole genome shotgun sequence DNA encodes the following proteins:
- the LOC127798212 gene encoding uncharacterized protein LOC127798212 — protein sequence MNDSDRTASTGASSEASSILKRKSNDVGWEYGMLIDPKNIDKIKCKLCDKIMSGGVYRVKEHIGHISGNVSACPKSSPTDQAKCKNAIVEAKNKRKNKKKEEDLMRSTVNISERVEGDDEDELQELGSRKTSRTLGPMDKFASSISLETCLSARMTQRQQTISEALFKERTQSVREYCARWVYEAGIPFNAIDNDSFKLFVEAVGQFGPGFKPPSQYQLKELLLKGEVDRIKELLKKHEEEWARTGCSIMTDAWTDRKRRSIMNLCVNSNADTAFLSSRESSE from the coding sequence ATGAATGATTCGGATAGGACTGCAAGTACGGGAGCATCGTCCGAGGCCtcctcaattcttaaaaggaagtcaaatgatgtcggatgggagtatggaatgttaattgatccgaagaatattgataaaattaaatgtaagttgtgtgATAAAATTATGTCTGGAGGTGTTTATagagtaaaagaacacattggccacatttctggaaatgtttctgcatgtccaaaatcttctccaactgatcaagccaaatgtaagaatgctattgtcgaggcaaagaataagaggaaaaataagaagaaggaggaagatttgatgagatcaacTGTTAATATCTCTGAAAGAgtggaaggggatgatgaagatgaattgcaagagttaggtAGCAGAAAAACGTCCCGTACTCTTGGccctatggataagtttgcaagctccatcagccttgaaacttgtttgagtgcgagaatgacccaaaggcaacaaactattagtgaagcactatttaaagagagaacacagtctgttcgtgaatattgtgctagatgggtgtatgaagctggtatacctttcaatgcaATTGAcaatgatagcttcaaattgtttgttgaggcggttggtcaatttgggccgGGTTTCAAACCTCCCAGTCAATATCAATTGAAGGAACTGCTATTAAAGGGGGAAGTTGACAGAATAAAAGAGttattgaagaagcatgaagaagagtgggcgCGAACtgggtgctccattatgacagatgcttggacagatagaaaaagaaggagcatcatgaacctatgtgttaattctaatgcagata